In the genome of Daucus carota subsp. sativus chromosome 9, DH1 v3.0, whole genome shotgun sequence, the window acgtaatttctaaaacttggggcacataatatctaccatctggggcgcgtacattcagcaatttggggcacgtaggttctagaggtggggcacgtaattgctacaggttcggggcacgtaatttctaaaacttggggcacataatatccACCAtttggggcacgtacattcagcaatttggggcacgtaggttctagagttggggcacgtaattgctacaggttcggggcacgtaatttctaaaacttggggcacataatatctaccatttggggcacgtacattcagcaatttggggcacgtaggttctagagttggggcacgtaattgctacaggttcggggcacgtaatttctaaaacttggggcacataatatctaccatctggggcacgtacattcagcaatttggggcacgtaggttctagagttggggcacgtaattgctacaggttcggggcacgtaatatctaccatctgtggcacgtacattcagcattTATGGTCAACCGTCGgcgtaataaataaatttaaaaccgTTAGCATTTAGGGTTTaagtttgggttgcagaatgattaattcgtactgtaaaTTGAATTGGCCGACGGTTTTCTTTAGGGccggcaatatcagacacgactcGAACctgacccgaacccgacccgaacccgtaACCCGATTTATTGAGACAAAACTCGAAAGTCACCTGAAAATCACCCGTTTgacacgaaatggacccgaaattaggatttcatttctaataacttcaattttcagttttattctattttatgtgattttagcTTAACCCGAAATCGACTCGAAATTCACCCGATGGCTGACACGAACACAACCCGTTACCCGAAACACTAAAGGCATATGCACTAATCACAATTTCAACAATTAGTCATCACTAAAGGCATATGGACTAATCACTTATATTTCAACAGATGATCACAAGTGTTTCCACAATGAATTTATTAATCATAGGTTTGCTACTTATCAACTATGTTGTGTTTGCCATACATAGGTTTGTAATTATTCATAGTCTTTTTGTCTTTTATTTGGAATGGCCATGACAGATATAAAAAAGGGGAAAATCCAAGACATTAGAGGTTATAAAGTCAAGTGAAAGAAAGATTTTATGGGAGCCAAGAACAAGGCATTTCAGACCTAGAGAGAACTCTATCAATATCTTTTTAACTGAAAATGCTGATATTAATAGATTCATCAAAATACTGGTGCAAATCCATAATCGCTACAAGCTAAAGCAATATTCAGTAGTATGTGAACAATTAATCACAAGTACTTGCAAATCCAAATTCATCATTTTGAATTAACCAGCTATGTTTTCAGAACTATGTTTTTTAGAATTCCTAAGAAATGCAAATCAAACTTCATCCATCTCCGTATCAGCTTCCTCAAATGTAGTTGATAAATTTCTTGCGAATCTgacttttttcttgttttcaacTTGTCCTCTTCTCTTCTTTGACTGACTTTCTTCCTGAGATGATTGGGATGAATGGATAACAAGATTAACCAGTTTCCTTGATGCAGATTCAATGTAGAGCTCCTTCCCTTCTTTGAGAATTTGTTTCCTCTTCTGGTTTAGTTGTGATGAAAggatggcattgttgtacttGATCCGAAGTTTGATCAGTTGATTTTCCTGGCCATGCTGTAGTATAATTTACATTCATTACATTCCACAATAATAAACTAGAGATTGGTAGGGAAGATTAAAAAAAGTTGGATGAGTGTTTTACCTGTTCTGCATTCAAATCAGTACTCCACGTTCTTGCATCTCCCATATAACTTTCCATGTGGCGCATCAGAAAAATTCCACAATCAATTGAGTTTCTTGTTGTTTGCCAGGTCATTTTTGTGAAGGTCGGCGTCAACCTTCTAAGTCTTCTTGCTATATTAATGAGACCCTTAGATTCCAAGTAGTCTGTGAAGTGAAAATGCTGTGAAATTTTATGTAAATGTGAATGGGTTAGTCAATGCAGTGAATAAGATGGATACATATTTGATTTTACATGATTGATGCATACCAGCATCCTTGGTTTATCGCCATAACAAATCTGTGCATCAATTTCTCTGTCTATATTATCTATAATCTCGTATGCTGCATTCTTTATATTATAGAAAATCAAATAGAAATGCTCAAATGCACATATGGGAAAAAATACCTATAAgaagaaaaacataaaaaaaattatacagccGAGTAAGTTTTGAATTAGTCTATTAGTATGTAAAATTCTACAGTTTTACCATTTCTACGATATCCAATCTTGTCCTGTTGAATTGTATCAGCATGTCATCCATATTGTCAGCGAATAACTGGTATGTGTTTGCATCCAGTGTTGGTTGCTGTATGTCATGAAAGCAGCAATGGTGCGTTTTAAATGAAATCTTATAAAATAAGAGAAAAAATTAAGGGAGATAATAGTATTACCACACAACCAATTGTACAGAAAAGACGAAGTGGGGAGTCATCTGATTTGAACTTTTCAGCATCATTCAAAATTAGAGCCCATGTGTCAACAACTGAAGTGGCAAGATTTTTACCAATTCTTAATGTTTGCATGTCTTCCCTTATGCAATAATAATCATTGAAGACGAACAATTGTTCACTGTCAAATTTTTTGGAGTTATTATCAGGAGAAAAATtaactataaaaaataaaaattgaagctTGAGTTATAAGAAAGAAGAAACTTACATTGGATTTTTGTTTGGAATCATAAATCTCCAAATGCCAAATTCTTGATTTGTTATTTTTGAAGAGATGTCAATCACTCTTTCAAGAAATGGAGATTTTCCGTATCGACCCATCTTCAAGGCTCTTGTACTCTTCTCTCTTAATGCTGGTTTTGGAGTAATTTCAGTTGCTGGAATTGGCACATTTTCTTCTACCGGAACAGCTTCTTCTATCATAGCAGCTTGTTCTGCCTGATTTCCATTGATGTCTTCATCTATCCCAAGTGAAAAGGATGGGTATTCATCCTTTTTGTCATCCTCACCAAATAAGGTGGTCGTCTTGACAGTTGATTTTGCTGATTGGACAAAATGAATAAGATCAATTTGTTGGACTTCTTCTCGTCTCAATTCAAAATCATCTTCCAAGACTGTATCTGGCGAGGAGTTTCTGGGGATGTTACTTGTTTTCTGTTGACCAAATACATCATTGATGAGCTGTTGGATATCCAGAAGACCTATATTAGCCGGCTCTTTTTCCAATGCCAACTTCAGCTCTGTGTCAAACAAGAGCTTTGTTTCAATCAAATCTTGAGCCATTTCCCGGAGGTTTTCAACCACATCCTGTTAAAGAAGTTCAGAATCAAAGTGGTTAACAAATAATAGTTTAGTAATTAGTAGATATTCTAATTAatgattactatatatatatattatatattatagtgattactatatatatattatagtgattttttttcatatattgctCTAAGCATGGTTTTTGAAGTGTAATTAGTAGGTATTTTTTTTACCGATTATACATAATTATGTATTTTGtacataaaatttatgtatataaCAAAACACTGTTATTTTTTTCTATGATTATACATACCTTTGCTCCTGATGCCTGTGGATTACCATTTTCTTTATCAACTTCAATATCTGGTTCTTCTTGTTCACCAGCACCAGGCATATCTTTAGGGTCattgttctaattttatttaaacttcAAATTAGTATGGACCAGAGTTTGAATTTATGAGAAATTGCAGAGGAATAGGAAGatataaaattactatttaCCTCATTAAATGTTTCACATCCGTCATTTGGCCCCTCTCCGAGTAACCTTATAGCCACACAGTTAAGCGCGGTGCCAATCATAGTGCTATGACCCTCAATATAGAAACCCCATCCACCATCGTTGTTCTGTCAAGGATATATTAATTAGAATCATAATATCTTATCCTTGGTATCCAATATGGTGATAGCTTTTAACTCTTACTTGGTCATTATAGATATAACGAATCATCTCCTTCCTGTGTTCGTGAGTTAAAACTGCATTAATTGTTCCACTGATGTGCACTCTTGAATAATGTACATTAATTTTACTAACTGAATAATGAGTACAGAGAGAGAAACTATCCACTCTTGCTTCAAGTTTTATTAGTGATTAACATATTTGATGTTGGTATTATAATCTTTTATGGCTTTCTAGTTCAATAGCTATGTACATATATCTTTTACTTAATGCCTCTGCAAGAATAAAATTTCAGGACATAGAGTGCAACTGCGAAGAAGTTCAAGACTACAACGTTGTAACACAACCTTCAGCAATACAATAAACGATCCAATTAACCTTGAAGAATCTCCAGTTGATAGGACTATGGAACAAGACCAGCAAACCAGTACTCCTAACAAATCTGAAGGAAGTGCACGAAAAAAATTTAAGCGATTACGGCACAAAGTGACAGCTGGAAAACTATTTCACTCTGATGTATATATCTCTACTCTGTAATTTGTCTTTTCTGATTATTATGAATACACTTGTTGCTTCcatattataaatttgttaattattataaaGTGACATGAGAGATTGTCTACCTCTTGTTTTCATATTCACTAAATTAAAAACATTGGCTGATTTTAAGTTGTTATTTTTGTGACAGGAGGATGAGCAAGAGTCATATTCAATTCTAGAATTATATAGGACTGAATATGAAGATGCACAACTTGAAAATCAAGCTGCACAAACTCAACCACAAGATCAAGCTGCACAAACTCAACCACATGATCAAGGTCCACATGATCAAGCTCCACAAGATCAAGCTCCACAAGATCAAGATACAGAACCACAAGATGAAGCTGCACAAGATCAAAATACAGAACCACAAGATCACAATCAAGCTGAAGATGATCGAGATCACAATCAAAATGAACAGGAATCTCAAGAAGAAGCTCAAAATGAACATGAATCTCAAAATGAACAAAAAGCTGACAATATAAAAGTTAGAAAGTGGAAATGAAAAAAGACTGAAGAGGTACATACTTTATTTCAATTTAGTATCTTATACTTTTAGTATATTTAGATTTTGTGATATATTAGTGATCTCATACTTTTGATATTGTATACTTTTAGTATATTTACTAAAAGTATACTAAAAGTATATTATACTTTTAGTATATTAAGATTTCTTGATATATCTGTGATGTCATACTTTTAGTATATTAGTGATCACCAatatactaaaaatatgatacattAACTACACTTTTTCGTAATCACTAATATATCATTAACGatctactaaaaatatgatacattAACTACACTTTTTTGATACCTGAATTAGTTCTTCacttaatttttgtatttataggaggaTACACACAATGCTCATGATCATCCTGTAACAAAAAGGCCAAACATTAAGCTGCCAACAAAGAAACAGGCACAAGAAAATTATGAGGTACATTACATTCTCTTATTATGAGGTACATTACATTACCACTATGATTTCCATAGTGGTAAAACCCACacatattcatattcaaattTCATATTCTCTAATTTCAAAATCTTTAAACTGTGAAGGATCAGCGCGCTGAAGGTGCAAAACATTTACACAGAGCAAAAGACGAATTGAGACTCAGAAATTCACCAAGACTCTTTAGTCAAATGGTGTATGATCTCACTGAAGAACAGAAAAACTGGGTGCGAAGCACTGGATTGGGACCTCTTCTTGATTTCTCCTTGGAGATGATTCCTGGGAATTTAGCATATAATATCTTTCAGATATTTGACCCAAACACCGTTTCCCTCAATCTCAAGAACCAAATAGTATACATCACTGAAGAAGATGTGTATGAGGTCCTCGGGTTGCCATGTGGAGGTCAGACAATAACACTTGGATCATATGATTACTACCGTGATAGAACTCAGCAGTGGTCATCTCAGTTCGAAACAATAGCAGAAAGTAATCATGTGACTGTTGCCAAACTTGTTCAGATGATCAAAAAACAAGGCGTCTctgataatttcaaaattaattttttaattatgatgTCAAACGTTCTCATAGGAACGCCTACGTACTCATACATTGACAGACAACTCCTCAGATTACATGGCAATTTTGATGAGTGTTACAAGTACAACTGGGCAGAGTTCTTGATTGGTTACCTTGTCAATGCCACTCAAACTTGGAATGAAACTGCATCTACATTTTTTAGGGGTTCATCCATCTTCTTAATGGTAAAAACATCATAAATTATCTCTCTAAATTTCTTAttctaacaaataataataattctttcAAATTTATCTTGTAGATGTTTTATGTCGACCGAGTAAGACATAAAGGAATTAAGCTTGTTGAGAGGCGCTTCCCTTCTTTTAGAGGCTGGACAGAAGATAAGTTGAAAGAAAGACAGGCAATTGATGTATACGGCGGACCTTTTGGATTGGGCTATGTTATGGTTCCATTAAGGGAGGTGCCATCACAGACTCCAAAACAGGTATATCTGTAGTTATTGTCAGATGTTGTCTGTAGTTATATGCATCATATAATACTTACTTACATTTTTCATTTCTCTCTTCAACTTTCAGTATGCAAAAGCAAGTAACCAAAATAAAGAAGCTCCTATGCAAAATCCAGACTGGGATGATTGGAATGCTCATCAGAATGATGACGTCCTATGGGAAGAATATGAAAATAGGCATAAACAAACAACTGCAAATGGATGTGAAACATTTAATGAGGtaaatagtaattttatatCTTCCTATTCCTCTGCAATTTCTCATAAATTCAAACTCTGGTCCATACTAATTTgaagtttaaataaaattagaacaatGACCCTAAAGATATGCCTGGTGCTGGTGAACAAGAAGAACCAGATATTGAAGTTGATAAAGAAAATGGTAATCCACAGGCATCAGGAGCAAAGGTATGTATAATCATAGAAAAAAATAACAGTGTTTTGttatatacataaattttatgtaCAAAATACATAATTATGTATAACCGGTAAAAAAA includes:
- the LOC108202422 gene encoding uncharacterized protein LOC108202422; protein product: MPGAGEQEEPDIEVDKENGNPQASGAKDVVENLREMAQDLIETKLLFDTELKLALEKEPANIGLLDIQQLINDVFGQQKTSNIPRNSSPDTVLEDDFELRREEVQQIDLIHFVQSAKSTVKTTTLFGEDDKKDEYPSFSLGIDEDINGNQAEQAAMIEEAVPVEENVPIPATEITPKPALREKSTRALKMGRYGKSPFLERVIDISSKITNQEFGIWRFMIPNKNPIEQLFVFNDYYCIREDMQTLRIGKNLATSVVDTWALILNDAEKFKSDDSPLRLFCTIGCVQPTLDANTYQLFADNMDDMLIQFNRTRLDIVEMVFFPICAFEHFYLIFYNIKNAAYEIIDNIDREIDAQICYGDKPRMLHFHFTDYLESKGLINIARRLRRLTPTFTKMTWQTTRNSIDCGIFLMRHMESYMGDARTWSTDLNAEQHGQENQLIKLRIKYNNAILSSQLNQKRKQILKEGKELYIESASRKLVNLVIHSSQSSQEESQSKKRRGQVENKKKVRFARNLSTTFEEADTEMDEV
- the LOC135149349 gene encoding uncharacterized protein LOC135149349, whose protein sequence is MVYDLTEEQKNWVRSTGLGPLLDFSLEMIPGNLAYNIFQIFDPNTVSLNLKNQIVYITEEDVYEVLGLPCGGQTITLGSYDYYRDRTQQWSSQFETIAESNHVTVAKLVQMIKKQGVSDNFKINFLIMMSNVLIGTPTYSYIDRQLLRLHGNFDECYKYNWAEFLIGYLVNATQTWNETASTFFRGSSIFLMMFYVDRVRHKGIKLVERRFPSFRGWTEDKLKERQAIDVYGGPFGLGYVMVPLREVPSQTPKQYAKASNQNKEAPMQNPDWDDWNAHQNDDVLWEEYENRHKQTTANGCETFNENNDPKDMPGAGEQEEPDIEVDKENGNPQASGAKDVVENLREMAQDLIETKLLFDTELKLALEKEPANIGLLDIQQLINDLFGQQKTSNIPRNSSPDTVLEDDFKLRREEVQQIDLIHFVQSAKSTVKTTTLFGEDDKKDEYPSFSLGIDEDINGNQAEQAAMIEEAVPVEENVPIPATEITPKPALREKSTRALKMGRYGKSPFLERVIDISSKITNQEFGIWRFMIQNKNPM